The following coding sequences are from one Pelecanus crispus isolate bPelCri1 chromosome 15, bPelCri1.pri, whole genome shotgun sequence window:
- the RBP7 gene encoding retinoid-binding protein 7, which translates to MPVDFSGTWNLISNDNFEGYMVALGIDFATRKIAKMLKPQKVIKQDGDSFYIHTTSTFRDYLTQFKIGEEFEEDNKGLDNRKCKSIVTWENDKLVCVQIGEKNNRGWTHWLEGDDLHLELRCENQVCKQVFKRA; encoded by the exons ATGCCTGTGGATTTCAGTGGAACCTGGAACCTTATCAGCAATGACAACTTTGAAGGTTATATGGTGGCCTTAG GTATTGACTTTGCAACACGCAAGATAGCAAAAATGCTGAAGCCTCAGAAAGTGATCAAACAAGATGGTGATTCCTTTTATATCCATACCACTAGCACATTCAGAGATTATTTGACTCAGTTCAAAATTGGAGAAGAGTTTGAAGAAGATAATAAAGGCCTGGATAACAGAAAATGTAAG AGCATAGTTACCTGGGAAAATGACAAACTTGTTTGTGTCCAGATTGGTGAGAAGAACAACAGGGGCTGGACTCACTGGCTTGAAGGAGATGACCTCCATCTg GAGCTTCGTTGTGAGAATCAAGTATGTAAACAGGTCTTCAAGAGAGCTTGA